Proteins from one Fragaria vesca subsp. vesca linkage group LG6, FraVesHawaii_1.0, whole genome shotgun sequence genomic window:
- the LOC101296134 gene encoding subtilisin-like protease-like, whose product MSLSISIPFFFFFLASASSDSKTFIVQVQPDSKPSVFPTHKHWYESSLSSLSSDEPTPLIHTYNTVFHGFSAKLSPSQAQKLQSLPHILALIPEQVRRLHTTRSPEFLGLRSTDTAGLLKESDFGSDLVIGVIDTGVWPERQSFNDHDLGPVPSKWKGQCVAGENFPASSCNRKLIGARYFCGGYESTNGKMNQTTEFRSPRDTDGHGTHTASIAAGRYVFPASTLGYAKGVAAGMAPKARLAAYKVCWNAGCYDSDILAAFDAAVADGCDVVSLSVGGVVVPYYLDAIAIGAFGASDAGVFVSASAGNGGPGGLTVTNVAPWVTTVGAGTIDRDFPADVKLGNGRIIPGMSVYGGPGLPPGRMFPLVYAGSEGGDGYSSSLCLEGSLDKSLVKNKIVVCDRGINSRAAKGEVVKKAGGVGMILANGVFDGEGLVADCHVLPATAVAASTGDEIRKYITAAAKSKSPPTATILFKGTRIRVKPAPVVASFSARGPNPEAPEIVKPDVIAPGLNILAAWPDKVGPSGIPSDKRSTEFNILSGTSMACPHVSGLAALLKAAHPEWSPAAIRSALMTTAYTVDNRGETMLDESSGNTSTVMDFGAGHVHPQKAMDPGLIYDISSSDYVDFLCNSNYTTKNIQVVTRKLANCNGAKRAGHSGNLNYPSLSVVFQQYGKRKKSTHFIRTVTNVGDPKSVYHVTIRPPRGMSVTVQPEKLAFRRVGQKLNFLVRVQAREVKLSPGSSSMESGSIMWSDGKHTVTSPLVVTMQQPLV is encoded by the coding sequence ATGTCTCTCTCTATCTCCATCCCCTTCTTCTTCTTCTTCTTAGCTTCTGCTTCTTCCGATTCCAAGACCTTCATAGTGCAAGTCCAACCGGATTCCAAGCCTTCAGTTTTCCCAACCCATAAACACTGGTACGAGTCTTCACTCTCCTCACTTTCCTCTGATGAACCCACACCTTTGATACATACTTACAACACAGTCTTCCATGGCTTCTCTGCAAAGCTCTCTCCTTCTCAAGCCCAAAAGCTACAGTCTTTGCCTCATATTCTGGCCCTCATTCCCGAGCAAGTCCGCCGCCTCCACACCACTCGCTCGCCCGAGTTTCTCGGCCTCCGGTCCACCGACACGGCAGGGCTTCTCAAAGAATCGGACTTTGGTTCAGACCTTGTGATCGGAGTCATTGATACCGGAGTTTGGCCTGAGAGACAGAGCTTCAACGACCACGACCTGGGTCCGGTTCCGTCCAAATGGAAGGGCCAGTGCGTTGCCGGAGAGAACTTTCCGGCGAGTTCGTGTAACCGGAAGCTCATCGGAGCGAGGTACTTCTGCGGCGGGTACGAGTCCACCAACGGGAAGATGAACCAGACGACGGAGTTTCGATCTCCTAGAGACACTGACGGCCACGGCACCCACACCGCCTCCATCGCCGCCGGCCGTTACGTCTTTCCGGCGTCCACTCTCGGCTATGCTAAAGGCGTCGCCGCCGGCATGGCTCCCAAGGCGCGGCTAGCAGCCTACAAGGTCTGCTGGAACGCCGGCTGTTACGACTCCGACATTCTCGCCGCCTTTGACGCCGCCGTGGCCGACGGATGCGACGTCGTCTCCCTCAGCGTTGGCGGGGTCGTTGTTCCCTACTACCTTGACGCCATTGCTATTGGAGCCTTTGGTGCTTCAGACGCCGGAGTGTTCGTCTCGGCATCCGCCGGAAATGGCGGCCCCGGCGGGCTCACGGTGACCAATGTAGCCCCATGGGTGACAACCGTCGGCGCTGGAACGATCGATCGTGACTTCCCTGCTGATGTTAAGCTCGGAAATGGCAGAATCATCCCTGGCATGAGTGTTTATGGCGGGCCGGGTCTTCCCCCGGGTCGTATGTTCCCGTTAGTTTACGCCGGCAGCGAAGGTGGTGATGGGTACTCCTCTTCTCTATGCCTTGAAGGGTCTCTTGACAAAAGCCTGGTGAAAAACAAGATAGTTGTTTGCGACAGAGGAATTAATTCAAGAGCTGCAAAAGGTGAGGTGGTGAAGAAAGCCGGAGGAGTTGGCATGATTCTTGCAAATGGTGTTTTCGACGGTGAAGGACTAGTAGCCGACTGCCACGTCTTACCCGCCACCGCCGTCGCGGCCTCCACCGGTGACGAAATAAGGAAGTACATAACAGCTGCAGCTAAGTCCAAATCCCCACCAACAGCTACCATTTTGTTCAAGGGTACTCGAATCCGTGTCAAGCCGGCACCGGTAGTTGCCTCATTCTCGGCCCGTGGCCCCAACCCAGAAGCGCCCGAAATAGTAAAGCCGGATGTGATAGCACCAGGACTGAACATTCTTGCAGCCTGGCCGGATAAAGTAGGGCCGTCAGGTATTCCTTCCGATAAGAGGAGTACCGAGTTCAACATACTTTCGGGTACATCAATGGCTTGTCCACACGTTTCTGGTTTGGCGGCCTTGTTGAAGGCCGCCCACCCGGAATGGAGTCCGGCTGCCATTAGATCGGCTCTAATGACAACGGCCTACACTGTGGACAATAGAGGCGAGACAATGCTTGATGAGTCGAGCGGGAATACTTCAACAGTCATGGACTTCGGTGCCGGTCATGTCCATCCGCAAAAGGCAATGGACCCTGGATTGATTTACGACATAAGTTCATCCGATTATGTCGATTTCTTGTGCAATTCCAACTACACGACCAAGAACATTCAGGTGGTCACTAGGAAATTAGCAAATTGCAATGGGGCAAAGAGGGCAGGCCATTCGGGGAATCTGAACTATCCATCATTGTCTGTGGTGTTCCAGCAATATGGAAAGCGAAAGAAGTCTACACATTTTATTCGGACGGTGACAAATGTTGGGGACCCAAAGTCAGTTTATCATGTGACGATTAGGCCACCGAGGGGAATGTCAGTGACGGTGCAGCCAGAGAAGCTTGCGTTTAGGAGGGTTGGGCAGAAATTGAACTTCCTTGTGAGGGTTCAGGCTAGGGAAGTGAAGCTTTCACCCGGAAGTAGTAGCATGGAGAGTGGGTCTATAATGTGGTCAGATGGCAAACACACTGTGACTAGTCCTTTGGTTGTGACAATGCAACAACCTCTAGTTTAG